Proteins encoded in a region of the Trueperaceae bacterium genome:
- a CDS encoding type II toxin-antitoxin system RelE/ParE family toxin produces MTRRVLLTDGAARDLDEWYAAAYARGGPAAASRALDLIEQVVGRLAAGDVRDEPLPQLRELGITAERQVVTSDGLRVVYRASGDSVVVVLMAPVARSFQSLLQRRLLDA; encoded by the coding sequence GTGACGCGCCGCGTCCTCCTCACCGACGGCGCCGCCCGTGACCTCGACGAGTGGTACGCGGCCGCCTACGCCCGCGGCGGGCCTGCCGCGGCGTCCCGGGCCCTCGACCTCATCGAGCAGGTCGTGGGGCGCCTCGCCGCCGGCGACGTGCGCGACGAGCCGCTGCCGCAGCTCCGGGAGCTCGGCATCACGGCGGAGCGCCAGGTGGTCACGAGCGACGGGCTGCGCGTCGTCTACCGCGCCTCGGGCGACAGCGTCGTGGTCGTGCTGATGGCGCCCGTGGCACGGTCGTTCCAGTCGCTGCTGCAGCGCCGGCTCCTCGACGCCTGA
- a CDS encoding type II toxin-antitoxin system Phd/YefM family antitoxin codes for MRLTGRVRSISYLKAHAAACVRDVAESQEPLVITQNGEARAVLLDVATFDQLQETAALLKLLSLADRQVEEGMLEPAAESIAAYRVEG; via the coding sequence ATGAGGCTGACAGGCAGGGTCCGCTCGATCAGCTACCTCAAGGCGCACGCCGCCGCCTGCGTGCGCGACGTCGCCGAGAGCCAGGAGCCGCTGGTGATCACGCAGAACGGCGAGGCGCGGGCCGTGCTCCTCGACGTCGCGACCTTCGACCAGCTCCAGGAGACGGCGGCGCTCCTCAAGCTGCTGTCCCTGGCGGACAGGCAGGTCGAGGAGGGCATGCTCGAGCCCGCCGCCGAGTCGATAGCCGCCTACAGGGTCGAAGGGTGA
- the ugpC gene encoding sn-glycerol-3-phosphate ABC transporter ATP-binding protein UgpC, with amino-acid sequence MAEVVLENVYKRFGNVTAVADFNLHIEDKEFMVFVGPSGCGKTTTLRMIAGLEEISEGTIRIGDRVVNDVPPKDRDIAMVFQNYALYPHMNVYQNMSFGLRLRRTPKPEIDKRVREAAGILQIEHLLDRRPRELSGGQRQRVALGRAIVREPKVFLMDEPLSNLDAKLRVEMRASISKLHQRLGVTTIYVTHDQVEAMTMGTRIVVMKDGYIQQVDTPINLYDRPTNKFVAGFIGSPAMNFMVGTVQDGRITSPHFDLKPGGELAQKLRAYAGKKVYVGIRPENLDVRGGNIPEGDNVIKATVDVVEPLGAETMIIASVGGDQSIVARVDPHTQVRAGDQIELVADLQFLHAFDLETENNIRYT; translated from the coding sequence ATGGCTGAGGTCGTACTGGAGAACGTCTACAAGCGGTTCGGCAACGTCACGGCCGTGGCGGACTTCAACCTCCACATCGAGGACAAGGAGTTCATGGTCTTCGTCGGCCCGTCGGGCTGCGGCAAGACGACGACGCTGCGCATGATCGCCGGCCTCGAGGAGATCAGCGAGGGCACGATCAGGATCGGCGACCGCGTCGTGAACGACGTCCCGCCCAAGGACCGCGACATCGCGATGGTCTTCCAGAACTACGCGCTCTACCCGCACATGAACGTCTACCAGAACATGTCGTTCGGCCTCAGGCTGCGCCGCACGCCGAAGCCCGAGATCGACAAGCGCGTGCGCGAGGCGGCCGGCATCCTGCAGATCGAGCACCTGCTCGACAGGCGCCCGCGCGAGCTCTCCGGCGGCCAGCGCCAGCGCGTCGCGCTGGGCCGCGCGATCGTGCGCGAGCCGAAGGTCTTCCTGATGGACGAGCCGCTGTCTAACCTCGACGCCAAGCTGCGCGTCGAGATGCGCGCGTCCATCAGCAAGCTGCACCAGCGCCTGGGCGTGACGACGATCTACGTCACCCACGACCAGGTCGAGGCGATGACGATGGGCACGCGCATCGTCGTCATGAAGGACGGCTACATCCAGCAGGTCGACACGCCGATCAACCTCTACGACCGGCCCACGAACAAGTTCGTCGCCGGCTTCATCGGCTCGCCCGCCATGAACTTCATGGTCGGCACCGTGCAGGACGGGCGCATCACCAGCCCGCACTTCGACCTCAAGCCGGGCGGCGAGCTGGCCCAGAAGCTGAGGGCCTACGCCGGCAAGAAGGTCTACGTCGGCATCAGGCCGGAGAACCTCGACGTGCGCGGCGGCAACATCCCCGAGGGCGACAACGTGATCAAGGCGACCGTCGACGTCGTCGAGCCGCTCGGCGCCGAGACCATGATCATCGCCTCGGTGGGCGGCGACCAGAGCATCGTCGCCCGCGTCGACCCCCACACGCAGGTGCGCGCCGGCGACCAGATCGAGCTCGTCGCCGACCTCCAGTTCCTCCACGCCTTCGACCTGGAGACCGAGAACAACATCCGCTACACCTGA